The stretch of DNA CGCTCACAGTCTACATCGAAGGATTTCGTCACGCGCTCGCCAACGGCGGGTCCCTGCCCGCCTCGGCCCGGATGGATGTCGACGGCGCCGGTTCGATCCATATTGCGGAAGGCGAAGTCAGCGACCGCCAGGATCCGGCCGCCTGCATCATGCGCACCAGTCACGAAATCTACGACCAACTCTACTTCGGCACGATCGACCCGACGATCGCCTTCGCCAAGGGGGACCTCAGCATCAACGGCGACATGGCCGTCGCATTGGCGATGCAGGGGCTCTTCGAGAAGGCCAGGGCGGCCTGATCGTGGCCGGATCGGCGCCCGTGCCAAACACTGCGGTCACCCTGACCATCGATGGGGTGGAGCGAACCGCCTCGGTCGAACCACGCGATCTGCTGGTCCTGGCGCTGCGCGAGAAGTTCGGCGCAACCGCCCCGCATGTCGGTTGCGAGAGTGGGCGCTGCGGCGCCTGCACGGTTCTGCTCGACGGAACTCCGGTCAAGAGCTGCATGATGCTGGCGGTCCAGGTGAATGGGTCTGAAGTGACGACCGCAGCGGGCCTTGGACCACACCGGATCGGGTCCGCCCTGCAGGCGGCATTCAAGGCGGCGCATGGCCTTCAATGCGGCTATTGCACGCCGGGAATGCTGGCGAGCGCCAGCGGCCTCCTGGCGAAGAACCCCAATC from Erythrobacter mangrovi encodes:
- a CDS encoding SCP2 sterol-binding domain-containing protein, whose amino-acid sequence is MHPLTVYIEGFRHALANGGSLPASARMDVDGAGSIHIAEGEVSDRQDPAACIMRTSHEIYDQLYFGTIDPTIAFAKGDLSINGDMAVALAMQGLFEKARAA
- a CDS encoding (2Fe-2S)-binding protein: MAGSAPVPNTAVTLTIDGVERTASVEPRDLLVLALREKFGATAPHVGCESGRCGACTVLLDGTPVKSCMMLAVQVNGSEVTTAAGLGPHRIGSALQAAFKAAHGLQCGYCTPGMLASASGLLAKNPNPNEDEVRQALRGNLCRCTGYQHILDAVLLAAENLREAEPA